Sequence from the Trachemys scripta elegans isolate TJP31775 chromosome 5, CAS_Tse_1.0, whole genome shotgun sequence genome:
AATTTTTAactttcatgttttgttttttgatgaacagaaatattaatttcacTATTGTTGCTTTCAACATAAATATATGTTTAAAGGCTTTTGTAATAGTACTTCAATCAGGTAATTCTCTTCAATTATGGTTAGTAGTCTCCACAGCATGCTTTCACTTTTCTATCCCCATGAATTCCCTTTCCTCAaacctttctctttccctttgttGCACGTAATAATATTAGTTAAAGGTAATAAGATTGTACATTTCTGTTGTTCAGTAagaccattttttttatttgtcctcATCCTTCCCTAAAACACTGGGTGTAATACTGGTACCTTTGCTTATTTTGTTGAACCTTcgaaattattttcaaataacaTGCACATAAACGTactttaatgttatttttcttaGTGACTTCCATACAAATTACTTGCATGATGAAGGTTTAGTCAGAAATATAGAAATTGGTTGTGCCACGATTGATGAAAAATGCTTATTGAAAATGTGTATATTTCCAAACAAAGAAATAATTTAGAAAACAGTAACTgttatctttttgttttaattattccaAATTAAGATAGTTGTACGTGTTACTATTTTTGTtagaacaacaaagagtctggtggcaccttaaagactaacagatttattagggcataagctttcgtgagtaaaaacctcacttcttcggatgcatccgaagaagtgaggtttttactcacgaaagcttatgccctaataaatctgttagtctttaaggtgccaccagactctttgttgttctaACAAAAATAGTAACACGTACAACTATCTTAATTtggaataattaaaacaaaaagataacAGTTACTGTTTTCTAAATTATTTCTTTGTTTGGAAATATACACATTTTCAATAAGCATTTTTCATCAATCGTGGCACAACCAATTTCTATATTTCTGACTAAACCTTCATCATGCAAGTAATTTGTATGGAAGTCACtaagaaaaataacattaaagtACGTTTATGTGCAtgttatttgaaaataatttcgAAGGTTCAACAAAATAAGCAAAGGTACCAGTATTACACCCAGTGTTTTAGGGAAGGATGAGGACAAATAAAAAAANaataaatctgttagtctttaaggtgccaccagactctttgttgtttttgtagatacagactaacacggctaccccctgatatttttgTTAGGAATTTACTGATTTTATTGCATGTGGGACTGAAGCTACTAGTTCTAATGTGGATATAGGACCTGATTATATTATAACGTTATTTATTTAAAGCACATGCTTCGCAATGTTGTCTCATAATTAGAAATATATTGAGCATTTATTTTGTGGTTTGATCTGCTCTTGTTGCATTGAAGAAATGGCATTGTCTGCCTACCTTTTATTTAGTGTTACTGTAGGGAAATATTGATTTATCCTTTGGTTTTTGTAagagagcaattttttttttttaacaaaaagttaCTTGTAGTCAACTCTAATCCTGTCTGTAACTGTTTTACAGAAAACAGCCACGCACGGGCAGTATTTTATTACTAGTTTACCACAATGGGCGCTTATACTTCCTCTTTGGAAAAAAGGAGATTCTGTTTAGAATTCGGAACAAGTCCTGGGGGTTTACACGAGTTTATGTGATGAGCCTTAATCCTATGATTTGAGTGATATCAATACAATACACGGAAGTGCTCAGTTTCTTCTACACTGACATGCAGTCCTGATGAAACATACCATGCACGTTCCTCTCCATGCTGGCTCCTCTACTCTTTAGTACTCACGACGTAGGGCAATATTTATGCAGTTTAGCAAGCTTTACCCGGCTCTTTATTGTAGATCTGTTAAATCTTCCCCCACGTGCATCTTTTCTTATCCTTTAACTAGACCATGTACATTCTATATCCTGAAGCAGCAGCGCCCATAGTGCGGCTCCGAGAAGCAGAGCCCTTCCCCACACCCCTATGACCACCCCAGCGAGAAGGAGCTCCCTAGGGGCACCTCGGTGTATGTAGAAGCGGGACCCGGCGCAGCTGTTGTTACCTTGAGCAAGAGATCGGCGACCCGTGTGTACTTGTAGCGGATGAAAACTCCTACGCCGATGGGGAGCAAAGTGCTGCATAGGGTCAGACTCACGGCCCCCAGGGGCAACAGCTGCACCAGAGGCGTGTTGATCCAGGCGCGGCTATATATCCACAGGCACAGGGGCAtcagcagcagggccagcaggGTGGAGGAGGCGGTCATGATAAtactgcaggagggaggggacagaACAACAGGCAGCGGGTCAGCACGAGCCGCTCTTCCATCAGCTGCTAGGGCGGGGGGACAATCCCGCCCCAGGCTCTAGTAAGAGCTGGCGATACAAATCCATTTAGTGTAACGAGGCACAAGAGCTCGGACAAGAGTCGCCCAGGGCGCAAGTAGCTGTTTGATTGCAAGAATTTCCCTTCAGTTACCGAGCAGCTGGAGATGCTCGGATATTGGCCTGAATAtgggttgggggggcggggtaTTGCCTGCTGTGTTTTTCTGTGAAAGGAAGATTATATTTTTGCATGTTAAACCTGCCTGCCTTAGGGGGTCGTGGAGCACAAACAGATAATaattgcaagtgctcagcacgaGTTGGGCTCCTCGCATCTCCCAGAGGCGCGCAGCCAGCGCGGGAGACAACAGCGCAAGAGCTCAGCGTCCttttgtcgtccccccccccccaaattccccTGATGAGATCGTGAAACCGGCTTCTCTGTCCCGGTACCCACGGGCCGCGCCCCGGAACAGGGGCAGCAAAGGCTGGTACAGACCTGATTataaaatagcaaatattttaaacaacCATAAACCCGACAGTCCTCCCGCAGCGCGCACAgtccacacccacccacaccccggCACTTCCACAcgtccccccccccggcacatccACACCCCCCACACGGCTACTGACCCCCGGCACATCCCCCACCTGCCGCAGCGCCCACGGCACATCGAGTCCCCCGgctgcctccctctcccagtgGGGTTCAGGCCACCTTCTCTGGGTCCTTTACTCCGACCAGGAGCGACGCCTGCCCCGCCGGGGAGGGAGATGAGCCCGGCGCCCCGCGGAGGCAGCGGCCCCGGCGGGTTGGGTACCTGAGGTTCATGTCTCCGTTGACCAGCAGGGACATGATGTTGGAGAGGTTCCCCCCAGGGCAGCAGCCGCACAGTAGCACGGCCACCGCTGCCACCTCGTCCAGGGCGAAGAGCAGCGCCAGCAGGAAGGCCAGCAGGGGCATGAGCACGAACTGGCAGAGCAGCGCCAGCAGCACCCCCACCGGCCGCCGCAGCTGCCCCCCGAGCTGGCTCAGCTCCACGgtgcagcccaagcccagcatGGTGATGCACAGCGCCAGCCCCACGAACACGCTCAAACCCTGGTTCAGAGGGGTGTCCCAGAACTGGGGGCTGCCCCCCGGCCCCGTGCCTGCCTGCGGCACCCggctggaggggctggggctgccgctgctgctgttCTCGGGCTCCGGGGAGAGCGAAGCGAAGGGGGCAAGAGTCCCGTTCTCCACCCAGGAGCTGTCCATGGCTGTGCGCGCCTGGCAGTCAGCGGCTGAGCATCTAGTCAGAAACTGCCAGGTCCCTATCGCCTGCCCAAGCACTGGAGGAGCCGGGAGGCCCCACAAGGTGGGGACTGATAGGCAGTGAAGCGGCTGAGGAGACTGTCAGTCAGGCACCGGGCTGAAGCACTGGCACATTTTAGCCCTCCTCagaccttcctccccaccccctagaCACCTCCACTTACAGCCAAGCACAACAGCCCTCATTCACACACATTGAATTAATCTGCCCTACACAATATAGCACCTACAGTTAGACACACTGCATCTAGTATACTCACACTACATTAGATTTCCTCTGTCTCTTACACAAGAAGGTTTGCTTTTTTGTATTCAGTGTGTCTTGTGTCTGCTTTATATAGGGTGCATTCAGTCACACACTTAACCCACAGGCATAGACAGACATCCTGTTAAGAAGCTACTCCAGGCAGGGTCCATGTCTTCCTTTGTGTCTGTTATGGTGCCAAGCTCGCTGTCAGCAGTCAaccaataataaaaaatgttttattgcagGTCTagtggaaaaacaaacacaaaccccTTGCTACTGTTATTTCGTCTGGTAGTCTCTTGTGAAAGACTTGAAAAGAGAAGCAAGTGGTATTCACTGGGTCACCTTTGTctgctatttcccccccccaaagaagTCTAACAAATATTTTCAACTGATAAAGGCTTGACAGGGGATTTTTGGAGGGATGGACTATGAGCAGACACATTTCAGTTTCACTCCACGCATGCTCatgacaaaaacaacaaaaatctactattaaatattaatattattttctgatttttggtGCTTAATCTCACTCAGCATCCTAAAGCAAAATGAGCTAATCATCACAATGTTGTCCTAAGTGAGCAATGTCAGCTTTACCATTGATACATTCAAGGGAGGTTCAAGGTCATTCCCACTAATGGAAAGAATGTACTTGAGTAAAAGCTGTGGCATGGGTGAGGAATGATGAAAAGCTCTTTAGCCAGGTCAAATTAGAGCCACTTTCTGCTGATGATGGGCTTCAATAATGAGCAAAGAACCAACTATGTTTAACCAAGAAACTATGTGATTTAATTAATGGCAATAAATTACAcagttttctgctgctgcatggaTCTAGAATAGGTGCTCACTCCCACTCTTGCTTTCCAAACTGGAGCCTCACAATGTAATTTTCAGAATAACCCTGGAATCTATAGAGTAGAGATGAATACTATACAGATTTTATGACATTATTCTTGATTTGCCTGGAGGAGAGATCCTTGCTAGACACTCAAAAAACTCTGTTAGTAAAAGCAGTTTATATGACATTGGAAATCAGTTTGTATGCTATGCAGGTGACAGCACACCAGCCAGAAGGGGACAGGGGCCTATCCTGTCTATTCCATTTAAGTGGATGAAGGTTTCTAAATGTAGTGGGTGACATTctgggcccattgaagtcaatgggagttttggcattgatctcaatgggtatgtctacaatgtaATAGAAGAACCATGGCACGGCCGtagctggcccgggtcagctggtTCAGGACAGTTGCAAGTCTTTAATTCCTGTGTACACATAcccaatggggccaggatttcatcggTATGTGAGGATCTCTCTTACGCATCACTCAAGCAACATATACAGGAAAAATCTAATTTTCCAGAGTTGTTCTAATTTACTGGCGTCATTTGGGttttaaaattgtgttaaaaATTGCCACCTTTCCCAtatcttattttttaatatttattcattattttatgttgtctgtttctttaaaaaactgaatGCCATATTAAAAGACAAGTAGGACTTGAGAGACAAGGTCATGcaggaaaggagagaagaggagcCTCTGAGGGTGGTCTGGGTGGTGATGGTTCATGTTTTGTCCACTGCCACTCAGAGTGCCTCAGGGATAAGGATTCTTCTGTTACATAAAAGGTTTGGACATGCCACTGTCCATGCTTCATGTTGTGGTTCTCTGGTGGGACCAGCTGCCTCAGAGATTGGCCTATCACATGAGGTGCCCTCTCCTttgttgcattttgtttttaaatttagtgCACTACTGTGCTGTGCACTATGGGGTGTCTCAGATCACACCTCATAATGCATAATGTGGTGGGGCACAAAATTCCAACACAAGAGTGGATAGAGGGCAGCTAGAGCCAGGCCCCAAGCTACTTAAATCCCCACTTCCTGTGCTATCTGGTCCTACACTTCTCCAGCAATAGTCTTCACCTCCACCCACCCCAAGTTTGTGCATCTTAAATTCTCTTGGGCCCTGGTCCTCTTTCCACCTGGGATATAGTTCCACAGCTAGTTGGAATCTGTCCCCAGTCTGTCATTGAATGAGTCTTCCAGGACATCAAAGTCCTGGGGCCTCCTGTGAAATTTCCTGTCTGGCAGTCCAAAACTGTTAAAGGAGCACCTCCACAAAAATTGAAAACCCAAAGTAAAATGGGAGGCCAATTGagccttagggcaggtctacactaacccaccaatttgaactaaggtacgcaacttcagctacgtgaataacgtagctgaagttcgaagtaccttagttcgaacttacctcggtccagatgcggcaggcaggctcccccgtcgacttcgcggtactcctctcgccgagctggagtaccgcagtcgacggcgagcacttccgggttcgacttatctcgtccagacaagacgcgataagtcgaactcagaagttcgatttgcttgccgccgaactaccgggtagtgtagacctacccttacaTTCCAACATTTCAGATTGCACTACTTGTCTCAGTGGAGACGTTCACTGCTTTTCTGCTCTTAAAGAAGTACACGGCTAGGCCAACAACCAACCCCTAATATTCCAGTAGACACTACTAGTGACTCAATAGAAACAATAAAGTACCATCCATTTGTTAAATCCATAATTACCAAATTATGGGATAAATGTAAAAGTTTTTCGGGTTTTGTATACCACCAGGGTTTAGTGACAAAGTAATGTATACAGTGTAGTAACTTGGCCATACAGTAATACCATTGTGAATGGTTTtattctattttcttttcctgGGCATTTAGTTGAGGATAGCATAGGGAGAGAGGATGGGTCATATCATATGTGTTAAATAAACAGCTACAACCCAGTCCAGACAGTGATTTAATTTGTTGGTAAAACAAGGCAATATATGCTTTTAGATGGGACAATACTGAAAAGCCTTGTTTTTCAAAGGTTGGCCTTGAGAGCCATCAGAATTGTTGGAAACTAAATAATTTGCAAATCTACTTgtactgaaaaatatttagtgTGTTTAGGTTGCTCACAAATTTAGTATATACTGtgtctttctcatttttacccttCACATTCTATCTATATACTCACACCACATTCCTTCCTCACTTATTATAACTCTATTTTTTTAGTAACCCCATTATACAGTTTCTCTTCTGGCACCTATGAGCAGAATATAAGTTACACAAAGAGCAAAGGCAGGCTGGTTATCAAGTAGGCAGTGAAGAGAGCAGAAGAGAACTTCCCTTCTTATCTATGAACATGACTCCTAAAACCAGGCGTGTTCATAGAAAGATATTTTTGCATCATGATCTTTACAATTAATTATAGTGCAACCCACTTACAGTGAACTTGGGATATAATGACAACTCTGTTAACATTGAAGAAGAAGGAAAATCTCAAATTGTTTCAGTGCCTTACATTGTGTTGATTCCAGTTCCAGTTACTGAGAACTTCAGCTTATGGAAAAAACATGATCTAGCAGTAAGAGGGTTCTGGTGTATTGTAACAAATAAACAGAAGATATTTCTTAAAATTTATACCAGCTACTTTAAGAACTAAGATCCAAATTTAATTCTGGTTTAAACAGGAGCCATACCATTGACTTTGATGTAGACAAACCGAGTTACTTAGGCCAGATCTGAATTTAACTTGTGTTTTGTTAATTCCCTATGCAGTCAGCATTGGCACCATTTGTAGCAATTGAAAAGTattcttatacacctctacctcaatataacgctgtcctcgggagccaaaaaatcttaccgcgttataggtgaaaccgcattatatcgaacttgctttggtccaccggagtgtgcagccccgcccctccccagagcactgctttaccgcattatatctgaattcgtgttatatcgggtcacgttatatcgaggtagaggtgtatctagaAGGTACAGTAAGGCCTATCCAGACTTTGTACTTTCTGTGTGGCATTGCCTCTTTAAATTGCTTCAGGGTTTCATATCACAACAACTGTATTAGTATGTAAGCTAGATACACGAATTATCCATCTTCTTTCAGGGGAGAAGATTACACTGACTGACCTCTTTTACAGGGAGTGACAAATTGGCCATTGGACCCTAAAAAACATTGGTACATGTTCTCTAAATGGATATGTGGTTTTTAAACTAATACTTATAAACTGGAAAAAATCCTATTTGAAAATTGTGGGGCAAAATGATGCCCTGGAAATACTATTTTGTAAATTCAGTGCTGTAAAGTAGGTGCAGTTTTTTATAAGTGGTACTGACCATGGGCAGCTAGTTAACTGGCCATTGTGGGAGGctagccctggcccctccccttctgcccgaagccctctcctccccctccacttcTGCCCCCATCCCCCGCAGGAGCCCAGAGCACTCCCTCCTGTGGCCCCAGACCTGCCCTGGGCCGCCCGAGCGCCggcagccccagagcaccaggcAGGCAGTGCAGTTCCAGTGCCTGAGACCTCACCCCCTGAGGACCACCCCCAGTCCTGGAGAGTCGAGTGGCGTGGTTCCAGCGCCCCAGGCGGCAGCCAGCCTGGGCCACAGAAGAACTGCAGGAGGAGgtctgggggtggagcatggaCAGGGCtgtgccaggctgtttggggaagcataGCCTCCCCCGGCCTA
This genomic interval carries:
- the SLC10A4 gene encoding sodium/bile acid cotransporter 4, with product MDSSWVENGTLAPFASLSPEPENSSSGSPSPSSRVPQAGTGPGGSPQFWDTPLNQGLSVFVGLALCITMLGLGCTVELSQLGGQLRRPVGVLLALLCQFVLMPLLAFLLALLFALDEVAAVAVLLCGCCPGGNLSNIMSLLVNGDMNLSIIMTASSTLLALLLMPLCLWIYSRAWINTPLVQLLPLGAVSLTLCSTLLPIGVGVFIRYKYTRVADLLLKVSLWSLLVTLVLLFILTGTMLGPELLASIPASVYIVAILMPLAGYASGYGLATLFHLPPHCKRTVSLETGCQNVQLCTALLKLTFPPHLIGSMYMFPLLYALFQAAEAGIFVLVYKMYGRDTYKQDPLNEDDDTDISYKKLKEEEMADTSYGTVTTEERNSILMEPAQTAL